Part of the Natronobacterium gregoryi SP2 genome, TTCGTCAGTCACGTCTTCTTCGAGCAGAAGTTCGTCACGCTGTTTACGTTCCTCTTCGGGGCCGGGATGGTCCTCTTTCTGGAGTCGAAAGAACGGAAAGGCCAGCCCGCTCGTCGACTCCACTTCCGTCGAGTGTTCTGGCTACTCGTGATCGGACTCGGCCACGCCTACCTGCTGTGGTACGGCGACATCCTCGTCGCGTACGCACTCTGTGGGTTCGTCCTCGTCTTCGTCCGCAACTGGCGACCGAAGTGGCTTCTCGCACTCGGACTCGTCATGTTCGCACTGCCGGCACTGTTCTATCTGCTGAGCGGCGTCGGCTACGTGGTGGCCGACGCGGGCACACAGGCCGAAATCGAGCAGGCGATGCTCACCGGCACCGGGGCCGATCCGGATGCGGTCGACGAAGAAATCGCTACCTACCGGGGTGGCTGGCTCGAGCAGATGGACCACCGGATCGCGACCGCCGCCATGATGCATACGGTTGGGTTCGTCTTCGAGTCGTTCTGGACACTCGGCGGGTTGATGATCGTCGGGATGGCCCTCTACAAGTGGGGTGTCCTCTCGAACGAGCGGAGCACGCGGTTCTACCGACGACTGCTCGTCGGCGGCGCGACGGTGGGGCTGGCACTGATTCTTACTGGTGTCTGGTACCGCGAACTGGTCGACTGGAATACCGCACACGTGCTCCTGTTCGCCCATCAGTTCAACTACTGGGGATCGCTGTTGGTCGCACTCGCGTACGTCTCCGGGGCCATGTTACTGTGTCGAGCCGCCGCCGGCGGGCTCGTGACGACTGCCCTATCTGCGGTCGGTCGAACCGCTTTCTCGAACTATCTGTTGCAGACGGTGCTTGCCACGTCGATCTTCTACGGCCACGGAATCGGTCTGTTCGGTCAGTTGAGCAGGGCCGAACTCCTCGGCGTGGTCGTCCTGATCTGGACGATCCAGGTACCGCTGTCGGTCGCCTGGCTAAACCGGTACCGGTTCGGTCCAGTCGAGTGGGTCTGGCGGACGCTCACGTACGGGGACCGTCAGCCGATGCGTCTCGAGAAGGACTAGCGGTCGTCTGCCACTGGCGCTCCCTCGAGAATCTCGACGCCACTCGAGGCACCGATTCGTTCTGCTCCGGCTTCGACCATCGCCATCGCATCGTCGTAGCTGCCGATGCCGCCACTGGCTTTGACAGGGAGGTACTCGCTCATGAGTTCGACGTCTGCGACAGTCGCACCGCCATCGGCAAACCCAGTAGATGTCTTGACCATCGCCGCGTCGGCAGCAACCGCGGCCTCGCAGGCCCGTCGTGTCTCTGCCTCGGAGAGCAAGGCCGTCTCGACGATCACTTTGACCGGGATCGGGACGGCGGCGACGAGTTCTGCGATCTCGGCCCTGACGGCGTCGTCCTCGCCTGCTTTCAGCCGGCCGACGTTGATAACGACGTCGAGTTCGTCGGCTCCGGCCTGCCAGGCGTCGACGCCTTCGCGTCGCTTGCTCTCGGCGAGGTGGTGGCCGTGAGGGAAGCCGACGACGGTCGCGAGCGTCACCTCGGGTGCGTAGTCGGCCGCCGCTTCGACGGCGTAGGGCGGAATGCAAGCGTTCATCCCGTGCTCGTCGGCCTCCTCGAGCAGCGCCCGAACGTCGTCAGGCGTCGTTTCGGGGCCGAGTGCCGTGTGGTCGATCAGCGCGGCGAGTTCGCTACGGTCCATAGCGGACCGACTCGCCGGACGGGGAAAAAGCCGCCCGATTCCTTTTGCCTCGCGGGTCCCAAGAGGGGCGATATGAGTACAGACGACTCCGGGACTGCCGTCGACCCGGCCGTCCTCGAGACTGCAGACGACATCGCGTCGATGGAGATACGCGGTGCTGCGACGATCGCCGACGCGGCCGCGGCGGCGCTTGCAACCCAGGCTCGACACTCGAGCGCCGAGACGCCGGCGGCGTTCCGTGATCAGTTGCGAGCGGCTGCAAAGACGCTCTACGAGACGCGGCCGACTGCGGTCAGCCTCCCTAACGCCCTCCGGTTCGTGCTCCGAGGGATGGACGGAGAGATCGTCCCGGAACTGCGGGAGTCGACGGTCGCTCGCGCGGAGACGTTTCGGTCCGACCTGGAGCAAGCGCAGACGAATCTCGGCGAGATCGGAGCCAATCGCCTTCGGGACGGCGACGTGGTGCTGACTCACTGTCACTCGACGGACGCGCTGGCGTGTATCGAGGCCGCACTCGAGGACGGGAAGTCGCTCGAGGCGATCGTCAAGGAGACTCGTCCCCGCAAGCAGGGTCACATCACGGCTCGCCAGCTCCGAGAGTGGGGCGTGCCGGTGACGCTGATCGTCGACAACGCGGCGCGTCGCTATCTCGACGAAGCCGACCACGTCCTCGTTGGTGCGGATAGTATCGCGGCGGACGGCAGCGTCATCAACAAGATCGGGACCAGCGGCCTGGCGGTCAACGCCCGCGAACGCGGCGTTCCGGTGATGGTTGCGGCACAGACGATCAAGCTCCATCCGGACACGATGACCGGTCACACGATCGAGATCGAGAACCGGGACGAAGACGAGGTACTGCCGCCGGAAGAGCGGACGGATGTCGCCGTCGACTCCGCAGACGACGGACTGACCGTCGAGAACCCGGCGTTCGACGTGACGCCGCCACGCCACGTCGACGCGATCGTCACCGAACACGGCCAGTTCCCGCCGGAGAGTATCGTGACGCTCATGCGGGAACTGTTCGGGGAGACGACGGGCGAACCCTGGGAAGTGTAGCGGGTTCTCGCGATCGGACTCTCCGGGACCGAGGAACGATCGGAAACGGTTTGGTACTGGTCTGAGCCAATGAACGTATGGTGTTACCAGAGGGGTTTGTCCTCCCACCGTGGTATCTCCTCGTGCCGATCTTGGCGGTGCTGGGCGGTGTGTTGGCGTTGCTGTGGGAACTCGAGCCGCCGGTGACCGATCGAACCGTCGTCGCGTTCGTTCCGTGGATGCTGTTCGGGGCGACGTTACACGTTCTCTATCGGACTGGGGCGTATCCGGAGACAGTCGAAGTGCTGTTTACCTCGCCGGGCGTCTATCTGATCACAGCGATCGTTGCCGGGGCCGCCTGGATACTCGGGATCTTCCTCCAGGAAGGTGGGCTCCAGCCGACGAGCGAGCGCGTCGTCGGGATTACGGGGACCGGCTTCTTTGCCGTCTTCGCGATGCTCGCGATCGGACGGAGCTGGGGGGCCGGAACGTTCGAGCCGTTCTGGCCAGTTATCGCCGTCGTCGCCTCCGGCATCGTCACCGCGCTTGCCTGGCTCGCACTCGGGCTCTGGTTTACAGATGTCGCCGCGACGACCGGAGCGACAGGCGCACTCGTCGTCTTCGGTCACACGCTCGATGGTATCTCGACCGCGATCGGCTACGACGTGCTCGGTGCTGGCGAGGAAGTGCCGCTCTCACGCATGATTCTCGAGACCGGATCGGCGCTGCCGACCGCCGAGTACATCGGAGGGGGCTGGCTGTTCGTGCTCGTGAAGGTCGGCCTCGCGCTTGCGATCCTCGGGCTGTTCAGAGAGTACGTCGAGGAAGCACCACGGCAGGCCAGGACGATCCTCGCACTCGTCGCCGCCATCGGCCTCGGGCCGGGCGTTCACAACACTCTGCTGTTCGTCGTCGCCTAGACTTTTCCCCCACGGACACCAATCTTTCACAGCTCATGATTACGGTGCTTACCGCCGGGCACGTCAACTGGGACGTCACCCTCCGCGTCGATCGCCTCCCCGAACCCGACGGCGAGTCAGCGATCCGCTCCCAGTCTCAATCCGGAGGCGGCAGTGCCGCCAACGTCGCCGCCGCCCTCGCCGGCCTCGAGGTCGACGCCGGCCTCGTCGGCAGCGTCGGCGACGACGACAACGGCGTTCTCGCCAGACGCGATCTCGAGGCGGCGGGCGTCTCCCTCGAGGGGCTCCGGGTCGTCGACGACGCCGAGACAGCCGTCAAGTACCTGCTCGTCGACGACGAGGGCGAGGTCGCAGTACTCGGCAACGACGGCGTCAACGAGGCCGTCGCGCCGGACGACGTCGACTCCGACCGTATCCGCTCGGCAGACCACGTCCACCTCACGAGCCAGCGACCCGATACCGCCACCAGGATCGCCGAGATCGCAAGCGACGCAGGCGTCACGATCAGTTTCGATCCCGGACGCCGACTCGAGGACCGGGAGTACGGTAACGCGCTCGCGCTCGCGGACATTCTCTTCGCCAACGACAGGGAGATCGCCTCGTTGCTCGAAGGCGAGTACGAACACGTCGGGTCGGAGTACGGTGATCGGATCGTCGTCGTCAAACACGGCGGCGACGGGGCGAAACTCCACACTCCCGAACTGACCTACGACCACCCAGGGTTCGACGTCGAACCAGTCGATACGGCCGGTGCAGGCGACGCGTTCGCGGCTGGCTTTCTCGCGGTGGCGCTTACCGACGGCGACTTAGAGCGAGCGCTCGAGTACGCGAACGCCTGTGGAGCCCTTACTGCGAGCAAGGAAGGGGCACGGAGTGCGCCGACTGCGACGACGGTCGAGAAGTTTCTGCGTTCACAGTATTGAAGCGAGTGAGTGATTTCATGGTGGAAAACGACATGCAGTCTTCAGCAAATGTCGTCTGACGGTACCTATATACCAGCAGACGTTGGCTCCTCGAGTAGACAGTCACGGTGACGTGACTGAGAGACATGACGGACGGAGGGATATACGAGTCGGACGGGCGCACCTGCAGGCGGCGCGTCCGGTACGACCGAACGGAGGGTGAATCGGCAAGTATCGCAGTCGCAACGGCGCTTGCACGCTACCACGACGAAGACGCGACCGATCCCAGCACGCGACTGTACGATTACGTCGATCCGGAAGCACTCGACGCACTGGTTGCAGGGACAGAGGACGGCGCGCGGTCGGCGTCGGTCGTGGAGTTCGAAGTCGAGCGAACCGCGGTTCGGGTCTACCCCGGTCACGTCGAGGTGTCGGCGACGGGCTGAGACGGCCTGCTGTACCGGTGTACCGACGCACCGCGGTCCGCCTGCGGGTCGTGTCGACGACGGTTCATGGCGGTCCGTACGAAGTCTCGAACCTTTTTTCTCGTCACCGACAGAAGCCGTCGGTATGGCAACCCAACCGCATCTGCTGGTCGAAGCGGGAGATCTGACCGATATCGCACTCATTCCCGGCGATCCGGGACGGGTCGATCGCATCGCAAACCACTGTGACGAGTCCGAGACCGTCGCACAGAACCGCGAGTACAAAGTCGTCAACGCCACCTACGACGGCCGCGAGCTGACGATCTGCTCGACGGGGATCGGCTGTCCGTCGGCGGCGATCGCGATCGAGGAGCTCGCGAACGTCGGCGTCGAGACGGTCGTCCGCGTCGGGACGACCGGCGCTCTCCAGTCCGACATCGAGATCGGCGACATGATCGTCGCGACCGGTGCGGCGAAAAACGAGGGCACCTCGAAGCGCTACGAGGACGTCTCCTACCCCGCCGTCCCTGACTACGACGTACTCTCGGCGCTGGTCGACTCCGCGGAAGCCAACGACGAAGCGATTCACGTCGGCCCGATCGCCTCTGACGACGCCTACTACGCCGAAACCGACGAGTACGTCGCCGACTGGGAGGACGCCGGTATGCTGTCGGTCGAGATGGAAGCCGCCGCCGTCTTCTCGCTGGCCCGGCGGAGGGGGCTGCGCGCCGGTGCGATCTGTACCGTCGACGGCAACCTCGTCGAAGGAACCCAGAAAGGCACCGACACCGAGGACGACGAACTCCCCGAGAAAGCGAAGAACAACGTCGGCCGCGCGATCGACATCGCACTCGAGGCCGCGACGGACCTGTAATCGCCCGCTCCCCTCACTCTCGCCACACCCACGGCTCGAGCGCAAGCGAGTAGACCATCACGCCGCCGAAGACGACGACGTCGTCCGCCGACAGCGGCCAGCCGGCGACCCGGAACGCGAGCGTCACGACGACGATCAAGCAGACGACGAGGACGCCGTCGACCAGGAACGCAAGCCGTCCGCGACCGCCCGCGAGTAGCCTCACTCTCTCGTCCGTAGACACGGAGTCGGCGACTCGACCGGTAAAGCTGGTCGTCAGACGAGGAATCGTCCAACGACGCGTCAGAAGTCGAGCCGGACTCCTCGAGCACGCCCAAAACTTCTGTCACTCATTACGGTCCCGCGAGCCATGCGAACGGATGCTTGCATCCGTGAGCAGAGAGTGATTCGCCGAAGGCGAACCCGACGCGGAAAAAGTTCGTACCCTGTATTCACCACTCCCTTTCTGACAGCTATTAGTAAACTTCGACCTCCCGTTCTACATCCTTCACTGATACTGGCCGATGGAGGGAGTGGCGGATAAGGTGTGTGAACCGTTCGATAACAGCCGAGGACGAAAACTACGACTGGAGTCCCTCGGCCAGTCCCGCGGCACCCTCAGTCAACGATTCGGTCGTGTCCGAGGCGGCCTGCAGGGTCTCGTTTACCTCGTCGTACAGCAACTCGAACGCGACTTCGCCGTCCGATCGCCAGCCGTCGACGTTCCGGTACTCGAGTCCGCAGGTCGGACACCGACCGTCGGCCTCGTCGGCGGCGCGGGGTTCGAGACAGCCGTGACAGCGGTCCAGTCCGGCCACGATCGACTCGCCGAGTGTGACGAGTCGGTGGAGTTCCGACTGGAGTTGGGTCGCTGACTCCACGACGGTCTCGAGTGGCTCCACGATGTTGTCTCCGAGGTGGTCGGTTTCGGCGACCGTGAGTCGTTCGAGTCGCGACGGGACGGAGTCGATCGCGAGCAAGACCTCGCGACGGGCCTGGACGTAGCCAGCCTCATCGAGGTCGCCGTCCTCGAGGTCGCCGGGGAGCGAGGTCGACAGTGACGCGAAGGAGGCGACGGCCGAGACCGTCACTCCCTGTCGCTGGGTGGTCTCGCGGACGAGTTCGAAGAGATCGTCGGCGTCGAGTCGAACCGCGTCCGCGGCGGTCGGGGATCGGCGCAGGGATGCGAAACACGGCGAGCAGACGGTGACGAGAGCGCTCTCGTGGACGGACCCCTCGAGCGGAACGTCACCGACGGGGTAGAGGCGAAGCACCGTTTCGTCGTCGCCGCTGGCTCCACAGCGCCGGCAGGTGTGGTCGTCTCGGTCGAGCACGGCGTCTCGGTCGCCGTGCCACTCGCGGGAAGTCACGGGCGAGCGAAGACAGCGAAATTATAAAAACGCACCGAGTCTCGCGCGTTCGATGACGCGCTGGTGACAGTATCAGACAGGCTAGTGATGGCGGTCAACTATCGTCCGCGAATCGTCTCTCGAAAGCATCTGCGAGGACCGCGCGTCCTCCGTACTCGAGGAGAGTCACTGCACAGACGACCGCGAGCGGGCCCATCCAGAGAAAAACGTAGAGCCCATCGATCGCCGGCGAGATGCTGGCTGCGGCCCCGCCGGTCTCTCGGTGAGTGGCGAGCGATTCCCAGGCCGACAGATACGTCCACACGAAGAGTGCCCCGAGCGCGATAGTTGGCATCACGAGCCGACGCCGGGAGAACGCGACGGCGGGGACGGCCCCGACGAGCACGAGCCCGAGCAGGGCATACAACGTGACAACCATCGTGACGGGCTCGAGAGAGACGAACTGCTCGAGTATCGGTTCCTGTCGGACGAACGCGCTCGCCCAG contains:
- the deoC gene encoding deoxyribose-phosphate aldolase; protein product: MDRSELAALIDHTALGPETTPDDVRALLEEADEHGMNACIPPYAVEAAADYAPEVTLATVVGFPHGHHLAESKRREGVDAWQAGADELDVVINVGRLKAGEDDAVRAEIAELVAAVPIPVKVIVETALLSEAETRRACEAAVAADAAMVKTSTGFADGGATVADVELMSEYLPVKASGGIGSYDDAMAMVEAGAERIGASSGVEILEGAPVADDR
- a CDS encoding carbohydrate kinase family protein, coding for MITVLTAGHVNWDVTLRVDRLPEPDGESAIRSQSQSGGGSAANVAAALAGLEVDAGLVGSVGDDDNGVLARRDLEAAGVSLEGLRVVDDAETAVKYLLVDDEGEVAVLGNDGVNEAVAPDDVDSDRIRSADHVHLTSQRPDTATRIAEIASDAGVTISFDPGRRLEDREYGNALALADILFANDREIASLLEGEYEHVGSEYGDRIVVVKHGGDGAKLHTPELTYDHPGFDVEPVDTAGAGDAFAAGFLAVALTDGDLERALEYANACGALTASKEGARSAPTATTVEKFLRSQY
- a CDS encoding nucleoside phosphorylase, whose protein sequence is MATQPHLLVEAGDLTDIALIPGDPGRVDRIANHCDESETVAQNREYKVVNATYDGRELTICSTGIGCPSAAIAIEELANVGVETVVRVGTTGALQSDIEIGDMIVATGAAKNEGTSKRYEDVSYPAVPDYDVLSALVDSAEANDEAIHVGPIASDDAYYAETDEYVADWEDAGMLSVEMEAAAVFSLARRRGLRAGAICTVDGNLVEGTQKGTDTEDDELPEKAKNNVGRAIDIALEAATDL
- a CDS encoding DUF418 domain-containing protein, giving the protein MTSEQSPGEDTASTTADRGRAGACNGDESGPTDPDDRILGLDVLRGFALLGILVINVWLFAMPMVASYNPTLYGDFSGGSYVAWFVSHVFFEQKFVTLFTFLFGAGMVLFLESKERKGQPARRLHFRRVFWLLVIGLGHAYLLWYGDILVAYALCGFVLVFVRNWRPKWLLALGLVMFALPALFYLLSGVGYVVADAGTQAEIEQAMLTGTGADPDAVDEEIATYRGGWLEQMDHRIATAAMMHTVGFVFESFWTLGGLMIVGMALYKWGVLSNERSTRFYRRLLVGGATVGLALILTGVWYRELVDWNTAHVLLFAHQFNYWGSLLVALAYVSGAMLLCRAAAGGLVTTALSAVGRTAFSNYLLQTVLATSIFYGHGIGLFGQLSRAELLGVVVLIWTIQVPLSVAWLNRYRFGPVEWVWRTLTYGDRQPMRLEKD
- a CDS encoding DUF63 family protein; the encoded protein is MVLPEGFVLPPWYLLVPILAVLGGVLALLWELEPPVTDRTVVAFVPWMLFGATLHVLYRTGAYPETVEVLFTSPGVYLITAIVAGAAWILGIFLQEGGLQPTSERVVGITGTGFFAVFAMLAIGRSWGAGTFEPFWPVIAVVASGIVTALAWLALGLWFTDVAATTGATGALVVFGHTLDGISTAIGYDVLGAGEEVPLSRMILETGSALPTAEYIGGGWLFVLVKVGLALAILGLFREYVEEAPRQARTILALVAAIGLGPGVHNTLLFVVA
- a CDS encoding ribose 1,5-bisphosphate isomerase translates to MSTDDSGTAVDPAVLETADDIASMEIRGAATIADAAAAALATQARHSSAETPAAFRDQLRAAAKTLYETRPTAVSLPNALRFVLRGMDGEIVPELRESTVARAETFRSDLEQAQTNLGEIGANRLRDGDVVLTHCHSTDALACIEAALEDGKSLEAIVKETRPRKQGHITARQLREWGVPVTLIVDNAARRYLDEADHVLVGADSIAADGSVINKIGTSGLAVNARERGVPVMVAAQTIKLHPDTMTGHTIEIENRDEDEVLPPEERTDVAVDSADDGLTVENPAFDVTPPRHVDAIVTEHGQFPPESIVTLMRELFGETTGEPWEV
- a CDS encoding HNH endonuclease, translated to MTSREWHGDRDAVLDRDDHTCRRCGASGDDETVLRLYPVGDVPLEGSVHESALVTVCSPCFASLRRSPTAADAVRLDADDLFELVRETTQRQGVTVSAVASFASLSTSLPGDLEDGDLDEAGYVQARREVLLAIDSVPSRLERLTVAETDHLGDNIVEPLETVVESATQLQSELHRLVTLGESIVAGLDRCHGCLEPRAADEADGRCPTCGLEYRNVDGWRSDGEVAFELLYDEVNETLQAASDTTESLTEGAAGLAEGLQS
- a CDS encoding HalOD1 output domain-containing protein; its protein translation is MTDGGIYESDGRTCRRRVRYDRTEGESASIAVATALARYHDEDATDPSTRLYDYVDPEALDALVAGTEDGARSASVVEFEVERTAVRVYPGHVEVSATG